The genomic DNA cttaaatcacctttctttcccattcagacattcagtttggagttcaggagattgtcttgaccaggaccacacccctaaatgcattgaagcaactgccatgtgattggttggttagataattgcattaatgagaaattgaacaggtgttcctaataatcctttagctgtgtgtataagagcaatacaaagtgcaataatacagtacagttcaaaacatgatgcaatttacaaattccaatttacacaagtgtataggaaatatacagtaaacaatacaagtcctacatcctagattgtaaaagctaacaagtgcagacaagatatgAAGTCAtcattaagagctaagggaaagggggcataggggaaatcaaaataaacaatatgagtactagtaaagcaAAGCAAGATGTATGACAAAActtgtataagtgcaattttacaggagaataaactaataaattacaagtacagtctgaaaagatgcatcttgagtaattgCCTGAAGGAGATCAGGGACTCCGCTGTCTTTACTTCAAatggaaggtcgttccaccacttatgCCACTTCATTCCAAAGATTTGCGGTGTCATTGAATGCATTAGTGAGACGGGGCCAGATTAAagtaaaactttgacccacccgctaatagaaaactacagaactgtactcagttgcggcttcatttttagtaagatgccactttcttctaatcataaatgtaactgctatgatgtacaggtttgtagtttgctattagcgggtggttcaaagttttgatttaatctggcccaggaattaagatttattttcaaaaagtgAAGGGTGTCTGGCAAAGTGACACTCAAATACCAgcacccccattcacactgactgtGAATACAGGCAAAATGCTGGGATGCACCCTTTCTCACACAATAATGCAAGGGCGTGATGTGTCATATACCATCATTCTTATTCCTGCTTCATTCAACAGACCAGTTGCTGCAAATTTGCTAGCATTTTGACTAGGTCATGATGTGGAAAATTCCTGCTGTCGATATGCCAGCTTAGACCCTTTCTCACAGatctttgccggcaacaaaatgccaTGAAAAAGGCTGCAAAACTGTGAATGGGGCTTGAAACTCATTAAAGAGACAGAGCCCTGGAAGCAACTTCAATACAGCCtacctttaaaacaaacaaacaaagatggATCTGTCATTCTCTGTATATCCATCAGTCTTTATGTGCAAACAGTGTCGGAACTAGAGTTTTATATATGGGGTGGCCAGGGGATGGCCAAGGCTACTTCAGGGGGTCCATAGACCAAGACAGAAAATTTGTGTGTAACTCTAACCTGGCATCTAAGGAGCATGAATGAATCCTATGATTGCTGATTAGAGGTAGAAGTGATAATTCACTTAACCCGGAGTTCTTCAATGTGGCAGATAGTGTGGTCCAAAAGGGTTACTTCACTAGAACTCTTTAACCTCGGAAGCAgctcaatttctctctctctctctcacacaagaGACTTGGGTCACTGTTTTCATGCATATATAATCTGGGTGTTGAACATCcaaaatattttcagaaaattaAGCTCATGCACCAAAGAGATAAGATAGCATTTGTGTGTTACATGAATTGCATAGTTTATTTACAAAGTCTAATATCTCTACctaaaataaacagataaagggcaaaaattgaagtatcttggaaaaggaacaagatgtagcaaatattctaaatgagtatttcacagaggtttttacaaatgaaaagacagataacatgccacaggttaacaatcagtccagtcaaatcctaagggagatcaggataaatgaggaggaggtactaaagggactagcagaattaaaaacaatcaaatcacctgggccagatgggatatttccaacagtacttaaagaaatgagggaaattatttataggctgctaagtcaaatattccaaatgacacttagaacaggggatgtgccaactgactggaagacagcaaatgtcataccaatccacaagaaaggggacaaaactgagccaggaaattacagaccaatcagtctcacctgcatcacttgtaaaatttgATTAgatagaaaatagaggagcatcttaatgaaaaccatattcttgaagatagtcaacatgggtttagacgaggcagatcatgtcttactaatttattagaattttttgaacatgcaactgcagctgtagatcatgtgaaagcatatgatatgatatacttagattttcagaaagcttttgataaggttccacaccaaagactgatcctcaaattggaagctgtaggcattcagggtaatgtaagtagatggattatgaactggttgatgtataggaaacagagggtgtcgattagaggagttacttctaactggagtgagattGTTAATGGAGTTCCACAgtgatcagtactagggcctttgctttttctaatctatattaatgatctggactctgggatagttagcaaacttctcaaatttgccgatgatactaaaataggtggctcaggagatacaatctcggcagcacaggctattcgaagggacttagataatattcagttgtgggccgacacctggcagatgaaattcaatgtggacaagtgcaaggtaatacatgcaggtaacaaaaatgtccactataattacactatgggaggaatagaactagatgaagtaacgcatgagaaagacctaggagtatatgtggactcctcactttctccatccaagcaatgtggggaagcaataaaaaaggcaaacagagtgttagggtatattgtcaaaaatgtagaatttagaacaagggcagtgatgttcagactgtacaatgcactagttagagctcatctggatactgtggacagttctgggctccacacttcaagaaagataccttttcaccctgggacagaggagactatggggacttgattcaagtcttcaaaatcatgaaaggcatctaccacatcaaaccagaggagcttttccagatcagcagggacacacgcacccggggacacaaatggaaattgggcttcaaggcacttgagatggaaaacaggagacatttcttaatacagagagtagtcacaatctggaacaaactccccagtgatgtggttgaagctgaaaacttgggaacatataaaaatatactggaatggatccttggatcacttattaattattagttattaatggacaccaaatgagcacaatgggtcagatggcctcctctcgtttgtaaactttcttatgttctgatggTAGTGATTACAGCAGTGCATTAAAACTCGTAATACCATAAAGATGTCAACAAGTGTGGGAGATTTGTTTTGATATAGCTAAACTGACCATGGGCTGACTGCttttctatgtatttatatgtatctcCATAGTAATAGAGAAAGTTTACTTCCCTCAACCCTCACACCATTATTGGTATTAACTTAAATCTAGAATCTTTAATAAGGAAACTCAATGTATATCAGACAAGTAAAATTTGAGGAACAATATTTCTATTGAAATTAACATTAAGTACCACTTTCACCATACATGTATGTTTAAGTGTTTATCTGTTCCCTTGCCACAGGAACCTCAAAAATAGAGAACATCTGTGACAAGGAATGTTGCAGAACACTCTGGGAATGTAAAGCGATCATAGCTGAGAGATGTCAAAGTCAAAGGAGTGATGCCAGACCTGCATCCTATCAGCACAAGAAGGTAGTCCACTGAGCTTGAATCCGTCTGAATTAAAGATGAGGTTAATGATGTGAGTGGATCCCATGTGGAACATAGCGTTGTTACACAGAGCATCTCTGGGTTTGAACAGCTCCAGACTTCAGGGAAGGGCATGGAGGTTCAATCCTTTCACAGAGACAGTCAGGTCAGTACAAAAGTCCCTGCCCAACAGACTAGGATCCTTCTAACACACACCCTTACAGAGCCTTCATAAATACACTGCCAGCACTacgactaaaataaaataaaaaagcaaattaaattaacattggTCCCTGGCAGAGTGAAAGCCTTCTACAACAACACATCTCTACAATTTCCTccctatgtgtgtgtgcaggtgggATTTCAAATGGGTTGATCGAATAAAACTCTTTCCACACTGACTACAAGTGTATGGTTTCTCTCCAGTGTGAATGCGGTAGTGGACGGTAAGTTGCCCTGATGTAATGAAGTGCTTCTTACAATGATCACATTGGTAAGGTCTTTCTCCTGTGTGAAGTTTCTGGTGTGACTTAAGGGTCCCTGACTGGCGGAAACTCTttccacactgggcacagctgtatggtttctctcctgtgtggatGAGCAAGTGTGATTTAAGCTTAGAGGTTTCACTGAAACCTTTCCCacattgatgacagctgtgtggtctgtcttttgtgtgtgtgcgctggTGCACTTTAAGATGCCAAGCTGTTTGAAAGCTCTTTTTACAATACACACAGTAATTAATGTCTTCAGGGTTTCCAGTTAACTCTGCTGTGTTTTCACTCACAGTCAGTGGGCTGTGTGTGCTGGTTGATTTGTCAAGGTGTTGCAATGATGTAACGGTATCTATGGAACACCTCGTAAACCTTTGAAGAGGAATATTTTTCGCTTGGTGCTGTTCTCTATTTAACAACTCCTCTCTGCCCCAAGTCCTCTCCAGCTGGGAATGCTCTTGTTTAATCCTGATGTCTTCAAATTTACCAGAGTTAGTTTCAGTCTCTTCCTTAATGTGGACAGAATCAAAAAACCTTCTATCACTATGCAGAGTTTCTAAACATGTTCCACTGCCATGTAGTTCTTCATGACCCTCCTCCAGTGTAATCTGAACAGGCATTATATTACTGTGCTGCTCTGCGGAGGAATTCAACTCGAACTCAAAGTGCTGTTCTGTAATATTAAGAATATCCATCTTGCCTAGATCCACTTCTGTCTGCTCCTGTTTAAtcaaaaattgaagtatattGGGACTTTCAGTAATGTTCTCTGGATCCAGATTATTAAGTCCTACTCTTCCATGCTGAGTTCCTGTTGGATTGTGCCTTTGGGTTACATGTTCAGGACCTGGTACTGCCATGTGGACAGGCCGCAATCCTTTGAGCTCATTCACGTTCTGTTTGATTTGATGCTGCTCATTGAGTCTTCCCTTGCCACACAAAAGTGTGGTCTCTGTATCCTGCTTCAAATTGGAGCGTCCCTTTTCTGTGTAATGCTGCTGCTCAATGGGAATTGTTTCCCCAACATCACAGAGATCATAGGCCTCTAAAGCTCCAGGGAGAGAGGTAACACAAAAACATAGTTAGTagctttattataatattttttttacagactAGATATAATGGTTAAGTACACTAACAGTAAACTGATTGTATGCCTACAGTTTACATTAATATACttttacacatacaaacacacacatatacactcacctaaaggattattaggaacacctgttcaatttctcattaatgcaattatctaaccaaccaatcacatggcagttgcttcaatgcatttaggggtgtggtcctggtcaagacaatctcctgaactccaaactgaatgtctgaatgggaaagaaaggtgatttaagtaattttgagcgtggcatagttgttggtgccagacgggccggtctgagtatttcacaatctgctcagttactgggattttcacgcacaaccatttctagggtttacaaagaatggtgtgaaaagggaaaaacatccagtatgcggcagtcctgtgggcgaaaatgccttgttgatgctagaggtcagaggagaatgggccgactgattcaagctgatggaagagcaactttgactgaaataaccactcattacaaccgaggtatgcagcaaagcatttgtgaagccacaacacgtacaaccttgaggcggatgggctacaacagcagaagaccccaccgggtaccactcatctccactacaaataggaaaaagaggctacaatttgcacaagctcaccaaaattggacagttgaagactggaaaaatgttgcctggtctgatgagtctcgatttctgttgagacattcagatggtagagtcagaatttggcgtaaacagaatgagaacatggatccatcatgccttgttaccactgtgcaggctggtggtggtggtgtaatggtgtgggggatgttttcttggcacactttaggccccttagtgccaactgggcatcgtttaaatgccacggcctacctgagcattgtttctgaccatgtccatccctttatgaccaccatgtacccatcctctgatggctacttccagcaggataatgcaccatgtcacaaaggtcgaatcatttcaaattggtttcttgaacatgacaatgagttcactgtactaaactggcccccacagtcaccagatctcaacccaatagagtatctttgggatgtggtggaacgggagcttcgtgccatggatgtgcatcccacaaatctccatcaactgcaagatgctatcctatcaata from Amia ocellicauda isolate fAmiCal2 chromosome 1, fAmiCal2.hap1, whole genome shotgun sequence includes the following:
- the LOC136755486 gene encoding zinc finger and SCAN domain-containing protein 32 — encoded protein: MSHSLSIFQSQLSSVMDILLKTAICEITKLAEDSFTNFQLEIAQSKQEKADLQLRVQVLESEMRAGRPYGLNTAGHNFNCRCVQVQAAEQEMPRNTQGATPEAYDLCDVGETIPIEQQHYTEKGRSNLKQDTETTLLCGKGRLNEQHQIKQNVNELKGLRPVHMAVPGPEHVTQRHNPTGTQHGRVGLNNLDPENITESPNILQFLIKQEQTEVDLGKMDILNITEQHFEFELNSSAEQHSNIMPVQITLEEGHEELHGSGTCLETLHSDRRFFDSVHIKEETETNSGKFEDIRIKQEHSQLERTWGREELLNREQHQAKNIPLQRFTRCSIDTVTSLQHLDKSTSTHSPLTVSENTAELTGNPEDINYCVYCKKSFQTAWHLKVHQRTHTKDRPHSCHQCGKGFSETSKLKSHLLIHTGEKPYSCAQCGKSFRQSGTLKSHQKLHTGERPYQCDHCKKHFITSGQLTVHYRIHTGEKPYTCSQCGKSFIRSTHLKSHLHTHIGRKL